A region of Salvelinus namaycush isolate Seneca chromosome 9, SaNama_1.0, whole genome shotgun sequence DNA encodes the following proteins:
- the LOC120053197 gene encoding sphingomyelin phosphodiesterase 3-like: protein MVLHTSPYSSAFLRCLSSLSWGFIFPCYWLLDRLLSSCVATSLEKRRRSQDPCSFVTLYVLVSTPLYLLLLLASLPFALLGFLLWATLQAARHPYLYTHRRPDKHQAEQGGVASLADWRPQGRSFCFGSSNVCLLPDSLARFNNLSETQRRAREVGKRIRNGASRPQIKIYIDSPTNTSISATSFSSLVTGFRRTSSLGQRPDNTAEAETEPVTDCPIHTAGSDCPLHTTGPNCPIHSTGDQGSSDCPVHVAGGENTPECPLHTAGSQNNSDCPLHTTGAQNSPDCPMHASGVQISISAPEPDSPEAGTGNHQREGDAESLTGGVSSNNTLSHRTSMFKKHTGRKRRQGDDGFDHEISAFFPANLDFLCLQEVFDHRAMSRLRHQLHHYFPYILSDVGRYAWKGCCSHFKFLNSGVMLASRYPILDAHYECYPNGRGEDALAAKGVLFVKVQVGTSHQEQRVVGYLTCTHLHAIEGDAAVRCEQLDLLLAWGAEFRKMTSRPSEEKGLEDQVAFDVVLGDLNFDNCSSEDKLEQQHAVFTQYKDPCRLGPGEDKPWALGTLLDTSGLYDEEVSSPESLQKVMENEEGRKEYLVFPTNKNQCPNQKGRKIPLKGNGRRIDYILYREEVQQDWKVDIEEFSFITQLAGLTDHLSVAMRLAVSTGEEEP from the exons ATGGTCCTCCACACCTCTCCCTACTCTAGTGCCTTCCTACGGTGCCTCAGCAGCCTGTCATGGGGCTTCATCTTCCCCTGCTACTGGCTGCTGGACCGCCTGCTGTCCTCCTGCGTGGCAACCTCTCTGGAGAAGCGTCGGCGCTCCCAGGACCCCTGTTCCTTCGTGACGCTGTATGTGCTGGTGTCCACCCCGCTCTACCTGTTGCTCCTCCTGGCCTCGCTGCCCTTCGCTCTGCTGGGCTTCCTGCTGTGGGCTACCCTGCAGGCGGCCCGCCATCCCTATCTCTACACCCACCGCCGCCCAGACAAGCACCAGGCTGAGCAGGGGGGTGTGGCGTCACTGGCCGACTGGAGGCCGCAGGGCCGCAGCTTCTGCTTCGGCAGTTCCAACGTGTGCCTACTGCCAGACTCCCTGGCAcgcttcaacaacctgtctgagACCCAGCGCCGTGCACGCGAGGTGGGCAAGCGCATCCGTAACGGGGCCAGCAGGCCGCAGATCAAGATATACATCGACTCCCCCACCAACACCTCCATCAGCGCCACCTCCTTCAGCAGCCTGGTCACAGGGTTCCGACGGACATCCTCCCTGGGCCAGCGGCCCGACAACACAGCCGAGGCCGAGACCGAACCCGTAACCGACTGCCCAATACACACTGCAGGTTCAGACTGCCCATTACACACCACAGGTCCAAACTGCCCCATACACTCAACAGGGGACCAGGGCTCCTCAGATTGTCCCGTCCATGTAGCTGGTGGAGAGAACACACCAGAGTGCCCCCTTCACACTGCTGGTTCTCAGAACAACTCTGACTGTCCACTGCACACCACAGGGGCCCAGAACTCCCCAGACTGCCCCATGCATGCCTCGGGGGTCCAGATCAGTATCAGTGCCCCAGAGCCAGACTCCCCAGAGGCCGGGACAGGGAATCACCAAAGGGAAGGTGATGCAGAGAGCCTGACAGGGGGGGTGTCTTCTAACAACACCCTGTCCCACCGCACTTCCATGTTCAAGAAGCACACCGGTCGCAAGCGGCGCCAAGGCGACGACGGATTCGACCATGAGATCTCTGCCTTCTTCCCTGCCAACCTGGACTTCCTGTGTCTGCAGGAAGTGTTTGACCACCGGGCCATGTCCAGGCTGAGGCACCAGCTGCACCACTACTTCCCCTACATCCTGAGTGATGTGGGCCGCTACGCCTGGAAGGGCTGCTGCTCCCACTTCAAGTTCCTGAACAGCGGCGTCATGCTGGCCAGCCGCTATCCCATACTGGATGCCCACTACGAGTGCTACCCCAACGGGCGAGGGGAAGACGCCCTTGCAGCCAAAGGAGTCCTCTTTGTCAAG GTGCAGGTAGGCACCTCCCATCAGGAGCAAAGAGTTGTGGGATATCTCACCTGCACGCATCTGCATGCCATTGAAG gaGATGCAGCTGTGCGTTGTGAGCAGTTGGATCTGCTCTTGGCGTGGGGGGCGGAGTTCCGCAAGATGACGTCCCGCCCCTCGGAGGAGAAGGGTCTGGAAGACCAGGTGGCCTTTGATGTTGTCCTCGGCGACCTCAATTTTGACAACTGCTCCTCAG AGgataaactggagcagcagcatgccGTCTTCACCCAGTACAAGGACCCATGTCGCCTGGGGCCAGGGGAGGACAAGCCTTGGGCTCTGG gtACACTACTGGACACCAGTGGGCTTTATGACGAGGAGGTCAGCTCACCAGAGAGTTTACAAAA AGTGATGGAGaatgaggaggggaggaaggaatACTTGGTGTTCCCCACCAATAAAAACCAATGTCCTAATCAGAAGGGCAGAAAAATCCCCCTGAAAGGCAATGGGAGGAGGATCGACTACATCCTTTACAGAGAGGAGGTGCAGCAGGACTGGAAAGTG GACATTGAAGAGTTCAGCTTCATCACCCAGCTAGCCGGCCTCACTGACCACCTGTCTGTGGCCATGCGTCTGGCTGTGTCCACTGGAGAGGAGGAACCTTAG
- the LOC120053426 gene encoding monocyte chemotactic protein 1B-like, whose protein sequence is MFTPRLAMLSALVLVLSAITFTEGLRMASGPKKCCFTFADRQIPRGRVVGYTKTSQQCSNPAILFKTQAGRKVCARSSDRWVKDYINFLDSKKSGEQTPLL, encoded by the exons ATGTTCACCCCTCGTCTTGCTATGCTGTCTGCGCTTGTTCTGGTACTCAGTGCCATCACTTTTACCGAAG GCCTGCGTATGGCAAGCGGACCGAAGAAATGTTGTTTTACCTTTGCTGATCGTCAAATACCCAGAGGTAGAGTGGTGGGTTACACCAAGACCAGCCAGCAGTGCTCCAACCCAGCCATTCT GTTTAAGACTCAGGCGGGGCGAAAGGTGTGTGCCAGGTCCTCAGACAGATGGGTGAAAGACTATATCAACTTCCTGGACAGCAAGAAGTCTGGGGAGCAGACACCACTCCTGTAA